The Drosophila biarmipes strain raj3 chromosome 2L, RU_DBia_V1.1, whole genome shotgun sequence genome has a window encoding:
- the LOC108029003 gene encoding uncharacterized protein LOC108029003, with the protein MDKMGEDTETAFRRHQAIVPQVKQAYKDVIEQIFADLSPSDLDSCAAILEEHEASSLDTEQMVNTARKVMTKIVLDVNECFFAGNDVDTKLTTLEMLKEHFAPHKGKKWNFNSVSPEELTRPLRMNSLDLSIRFMERQLKSQEKELEIAMAKSVENRQRIQDVQVERVKVGHLIKERMAQYQEMKPQLTEIERSLNNLHMPPKA; encoded by the exons ATGGATAAAATGGGAGAGGATACCGAAACCGCCTTTAGGCGCCACCAAGCGATCGTTCCCCAGGTGAAGCAGGCCTACAAGGACGTTATTGAACAGATCTTCGCGGACTTGAG TCCCTCAGATCTGGATTCCTGCGCCGCCATTCTCGAGGAGCACGAAGCCTCGAGCCTGGACACGGAGCAGATGGTGAACACCGCCCGAAAGGTCATGACGAAGATCGTCCTAGATGTGAACGAGTGCTTCTTCGCCGGCAACGATGTGGACACCAAGCTGACCACTTTGGAGATGCTCAAGGAGCACTTCGCTCCCCACAAGGGCAAGAAGTG GAACTTCAACAGCGTGTCCCCCGAGGAACTCACCCGCCCGCTGCGCATGAACAGCTTGGATTTGAGTATTCGGTTCATGGAGCGACAGCTGAAGTCCCAGGAAAAGGAGCTTGAG ATTGCCATGGCGAAGAGCGTGGAAAATCGACAGCGCATTCAGGATGTGCAGGTTGAGCGCGTGAAAGTGGGACACTTAATAAAAGAGAGGATGGCCCAGTACCAGGAAATGAAGCCTCAATTAACCGAGATAGAACGCTCCCTGAATAACTTGCATATGCCCCCGAAAgcttaa
- the LOC108029234 gene encoding probable ATP-dependent RNA helicase DDX28, producing the protein MLNLSVVLRLQSSRQTASFATAVAVKTQTKPPKAKPTKNKSKNQRDLALISCRRSQFNLTQYERADAKFGSLPLASKGWLHNKSKGDFFILNASVQGEELQQEMQAIDEFLSATGLQLHPQLMENLQAELGVKLVTGIQKQGIPIVHGKEHCLIAAETGCGKTLTYLLPILDKLLQRELLPERKLNTPRVLILTPGRELATQIAGVAEKLLQGTDLKVQSLLGGNTKQLMMNPQFEEVDILVATLGALSKLVTTGIYRMEQVRHLVLDEADTLLDDTFTDKLTYFLRRFPFHLVQKEDAGTQLILASATMPTNTREILHKVIDVDTIREVVSPHLHRLMPHVTQKFLRMSKADRPATILSLVKQDLAKRRPLIVFSNKSTTSDYVSIFLNNSGVNCLNLNGDMLMKIRLGRFEQFQKGHCDVLSTTDVGSRGLDTTRARHVVNFDFPLHVSDYIHRCGRIGRVGNMDKALVTNLISSRREIDVVQRIEHAARTGGLLPDVNANIRNIINKRIVAEMKAAGVPVPVLGSGNGQGQEEAF; encoded by the exons ATGCTGAACCTCTCCGTGGTGCTCCGGCTGCAATCCTCCCGACAGACGGCTTCGTTTGCCACCGCGGTGGCGGTGAAGACGCAAACGAAACCTCCAAAGGCCAAGCCCACGAAGAACAAGTCGAAAAACCAGAGGGATCTAGCCCTAATCTCCTGCAGAAGAAGTCAGTTTAATTTAACCCAATATGAACGAGCGGATGCCAAGTTCGGGAGTCTACCGCTGGCCTCCAAGGGATGGCTGCACAACAAATCCAAGGGAGACTTCTTCATCCTGAACGCCAGCGTGCAAGGCGAGGAACTGCAGCAGGAAATGCAGGCCATCGATGAGTTCCTTAGCGCCACAGGGCTCCAGCTTCACCCGCAACTCATGGAGAACCTGCAGGCCGAACTTGGCGTCAAACTGGTGACGGGAATCCAGAAGCAGGGTATACCCATTGTGCACGGGAAGGAACACTGCCTGATTGCCGCCGAAACTGGGTGCGGCAAGACGCTTACTTATCTGCTGCCCATCCTGGACAAACTGCTCCAAAGGGAATTACTTCCCGAACGAAAACTCAACACTCCCCGAGTCTTGATCCTCACTCCGGGCAGAGAACTGGCCACCCAGATAGCTGGGGTCGCGGAGAAGCTCCTCCAGGGCACCGATCTCAAGGTGCAATCCCTACTTGGAGGCAACACCAAGCAGCTGATGATGAATCCGCAGTTCGAGGAGGTGGACATACTGGTGGCCACCTTGGGAGCGCTGAGCAAGCTGGTCACCACAGGCATCTACCGCATGGAGCAGGTTCGCCACCTAGTTCTAGACGAAGCGGACACTCTGCTAGATGACACATTCACGGATAAGCTGACGTACTTCCTCAGGAGATTTCCC TTTCATCTGGTGCAAAAGGAGGATGCTGGCACCCAGCTGATTCTGGCCTCGGCCACCATGCCCACGAACACCAGGGAGATCCTGCACAAAGTCATCGATGTGGACACCATCCGGGAGGTAGTGAGTCCGCACCTGCACCGCCTGATGCCCCATGTGACGCAAAAGTTCCTGCGCATGTCGAAGGCCGACCGTCCCGCCACCATCCTGTCGCTCGTCAAGCAGGATCTCGCCAAGCGCCGGCCACTAATTGTGTTCAGCAACAAGTCCACCACCAGCGACTATGTCTCCATCTTCCTGAACAACAGCGGAGTGAACTGCTTGAACCTGAACGGGGATATGCTGATGAAGATCCGGCTGGGCCGCTTCGAGCAGTTCCAGAAGGGTCACTGCGATGTGCTCTCCACCACTGACGTGGGAAGTCGTGGGCTGGACACCACCCGCGCACGACATGTGGTCAACTTCGACTTCCCGCTCCACGTTTCCGACTACATCCATCGGTGTGGCAGGATCGGGCGAGTGGGCAACATGGACAAGGCACTGGTCACCAACCTGATATCCTCGCGACGCGAAATCGATGTTGTCCAGCGGATTGAGCACGCAGCTCGAACGGGTGGACTGCTGCCGGATGTGAATGCCAACATCCGGAACATCATCAACAAGCGAATTGTCGCCGAGATGAAGGCGGCGGGAGTCCCGGTTCCAGTTTTGGGATCAGGAAACGGTCAAGGCCAGGAAGAGGCATTTTAG
- the LOC108029233 gene encoding uncharacterized protein LOC108029233, translating to MKTPGAGNPDELNKSSHSKVSKKSTKSRSKTAKLELTGKNSLPASASGSSASAVGGGVSLGSLPATPTHLNMVTTPTTPTSSMGNYNMFDASFAVAGGGGHVIAGGIAGAEASGNSSRMGHQKSYAGFDPRSIKIFWEQHDQTDVELSQDVCAQLAEDASYKVWELINNVKIYSRHSGGVVTYDLVNEVLKDADVPPMLGAMDSDWDRIDYDGSFYFHSDKIFELSAEFQKEINLCSPDDADFQSICPVEDRHTDQLRQCVQSLVTAALFADSKSQSAALCHAFQTPLMGSIYRVIVSKMVQLLAFKQQDQLSQRCWRLLRACNYNPTANHNACRPEYFNLAEVLVSQLMAPYETIKAPPEDPDPGQPASIKMEFEEQMKIEPEQGSITDNPEVMEVDKQEQDQDPQMFPSENTVEHTIYKLQTEEEERDPQPETEHLSTYFATPVGNALVDELCETIGQLASQSGYLQSECLFLIKRRLARFFEGRDVCSERDFKYISRAVRGLIALGEYAFREFIPYIYKLRVEEIPDSLWQDLAPAAIFLGGRDDLYLYEWLEHGCGGALQPFLVHYARALEKMITKRYVQAKPPAYRIESVPGVRRLEWSTLAAAMCHGDDPSKALKPKPTLREAFPDLQSPNLQINCAGNIRFKFAGCRPMLLKPKVSSLPHSVDSPSSTANGGAAGGASSDILIAKRKLFKPLTNVKRFPPISGYHYLRI from the exons ATGAAAACCCCTGGCGCCGGCAATCCCGACGAGCTGAACAAGTCATCGCACAGCAAGGTCAGCAAGAAGTCCACCAAGTCGCGTTCCAAGACAGCGAAACTGGAGCTGACTGGCAAGAATTCCCTCCCCGCATCCGCATCTGGTTCTTCCGCCTCCGCTGTGGGCGGGGGCGTGTCACTGGGCAGTCTgccagccacgcccacccacCTGAACATGGTGACAACGCCGACGACGCCGACTTCCAGTATGGGCAACTATAACATGTTTGATGCCTCATTTGCGGTGGCAGGAGGCGGTGGCCATGTAATTGCAGGCGGAATTGCAGGAGCAGAAGCCTCTGGAAACTCCAGTCGAATG GGTCATCAGAAAAGCTATGCCGGCTTTGATCCCCGCAGCATTAAGATCTTTTGGGAACAGCACGACCAGACGGATGTGGAACTGTCCCAGGACGTGTGCGCCCAGCTGGCGGAGGATGCCTCCTACAAAGTCTGGGAGCTGATCAAT AACGTGAAAATCTACTCCCGCCACTCGGGCGGAGTGGTTACCTACGATCTGGTGAACGAGGTGCTCAAGGATGCTGACGTGCCGCCCATGCTGGGTGCCATGGACAGCGACTGGGATCGCATCGACTACGACGGCAGCTTTTACTTCCACTCGGACAAGATCTTCGAGCTGAGCGCCGAGTTTCAGAAGGAAATCAATCTCTGCTCTCCCGACGATGCAGACTTTCAGAGCATTTGTCCCGTGGAGGACAGGCACACGGATCAGCTGCGGCAGTGCGTTCAGAGCCTGGTGACGGCTGCCCTCTTTGCGGACAGCAAATCGCAGTCGGCTGCCTTATGCCACGCCTTCCAGACGCCCCTGATGGGCTCTATCTACCGCGTTATTGTGAGCAAGATGGTCCAACTGCTGGCCTTCAAGCAGCAGGATCAGTTGAGTCAGCGGTGCTGGCGATTGCTCCGTGCCTGCAACTACAACCCCACTGCCAATCACAATGCCTGCCGTCCGGAGTATTTCAATCTCGCGGAGGTGCTTGTCAGCCAGCTGATGGCGCCCTACGAGACCATCAAGGCTCCACCCGAGGACCCAGATCCTGGTCAACCGGCCAGCATCAAAATGGAGTTCGAGGAGCAAATGAAGATTGAGCCGGAGCAGGGTTCCATTACAGATAATCCGGAAGTCATGGAGGTAGATAAGCAGGAACAGGATCAGGATCCGCAGATGTTCCCGAGTGAAAACACCGTGGAACACACCATCTACAAGCTGCaaacggaggaggaggagcgggATCCGCAGCCGGAGACGGAACATCTTTCCACCTACTTTGCCACTCCAGTGGGCAACGCCCTGGTAGATGAGCTGTGTGAAACCATCGGACAGTTGGCATCCCAGAGTGGCTACCTGCAGTCAGAGTGCCTCTTCCTGATCAAAAGACGTCTGGCGAGATTCTTCGAGGGTCGCGATGTTTGCAGTGAGAGGG ACTTCAAATACATCAGCAGGGCAGTGAGAGGGTTAATCGCCCTGGGGGAGTATGCCTTCCGGGAGTTTATTCCCTACATCTACAAACTACGCGTCGAGGAAATACCGGACAGTCTTTGGCAGGATCTGGCGCCGGCTGCCATCTTCCTGGGAGGACGTGATGACCTGTATCTGTACGAATGGTTAGAACACGGATGCGGAGGAGCTCTGCAGCCCTTCCTGGTGCACTATGCAA GAGCCCTCGAGAAGATGATAACCAAGCGGTATGTGCAGGCAAAACCTCCCGCTTACAGAATAGAATCAGTGCCAGGAGTGCGTCGGCTGGAGTGGAGCACTCTCGCGGCAGCGATGTGTCATGGTGACGATCCTAGCAAGGCGCTCAAACCGAAGCCCACTCTCCGCGAGGCCTTCCCCGACCTCCAATCACCGAATCTCCAGATCAACTGCGCGGGCAACATCCGCTTCAAGTTCGCCGGCTGCCGGCCAATGCTGCTCAAGCCGAAGGTTTCCAGTTTGCCCCATTCCGTTGACTCGCCCTCGTCGACTGCGAACGGTGGTGCGGCTGGTGGAGCTAGCTCAGACATCCTCATTGCCAAGCGAAAGCTCTTCAAGCCGCTGACCAACGTGAAAAGGTTTCCGCCCATCAGTGGCTATCACTACCTGAGAATCTGA
- the LOC108029223 gene encoding peroxisome assembly protein 12: MAEAANVRQNLQNVPSIFEISAAETLDNLIYPALSKIFDYFGLRLDFKLWGSLRIQEELSPLLTWLLQYLYLRKRASSFGESFYGLQRTATDTGDLLSRRQQFASATLLTFVPYVERKLRSRVARHEDTNPWEQRLLSAFHAFHAAKAVHTFLYLVKYASNHSPIFRALGLTLRYPSEPPKEDQWTYLVLKMLEVLAFFLQFVQWWYSNDQRRKVGGTLVNPEAMPAKELPKEVQKTLPKRGECPVCLLPIQTPTACSVSGYVFCWKCIVSHMKEHGSCPVTQYPISLDDLVRIYET; the protein is encoded by the coding sequence ATGGCCGAAGCCGCCAATGTGCGCCAGAACCTGCAGAATGTTCCGTCAATCTTCGAGATCTCGGCTGCAGAGACGCTGGACAACCTGATTTACCCGGCGCTGAGCAAGATCTTCGACTACTTTGGACTGCGGCTGGACTTTAAACTCTGGGGGAGCTTGAGGATCCAGGAGGAGCTGTCGCCGCTGCTGACCTGGCTGCTGCAGTACCTGTACCTGCGGAAGAGGGCCTCCTCCTTCGGGGAGAGCTTCTACGGACTGCAGAGGACGGCCACGGACACGGGGGATCTGCTGAGCCGGCGGCAGCAGTTCGCCTCCGCCACACTGTTGACCTTCGTTCCCTATGTGGAGAGGAAGCTGAGGAGCCGGGTGGCCAGGCACGAGGACACGAATCCCTGGGAGCAGCGACTGCTCAGCGCCTTTCACGCCTTCCATGCCGCCAAGGCGGTGCACACATTCCTCTACCTGGTCAAGTACGCCTCCAACCACTCGCCCATCTTCCGAGCCCTGGGGCTGACCCTTCGCTATCCCAGCGAGCCTCCCAAGGAGGACCAGTGGACCTATCTGGTGCTCAAAATGCTCGAGGTGCTGGCCTTCTTCCTGCAGTTCGTGCAGTGGTGGTACTCCAACGACCAGCGGCGCAAAGTGGGTGGCACCCTGGTCAACCCGGAGGCCATGCCCGCGAAGGAGCTGCCCAAGGAGGTCCAGAAGACCCTTCCCAAGCGGGGAGAGTGCCCGGTTTGCCTGCTGCCCATCCAGACGCCCACTGCCTGCTCCGTTTCCGGCTACGTCTTCTGCTGGAAGTGCATCGTCAGCCACATGAAGGAGCACGGCAGCTGCCCAGTCACCCAGTATCCGATCAGCCTGGACGACCTGGTGCGCATCTACGAGACGTAG
- the LOC108029224 gene encoding post-GPI attachment to proteins factor 2 — protein sequence MRHFVEDETKLLPSSLKDFQERRHFRIAVGPFLALGLLQVPLCMAYNLLMAICTDFESTTYTSCHAFNFFPTTSAAAKSQHTIWTLACWLEFPFLIASAWLQFRFNRRTLPKPVRSFGCLMAIFLAVNSTSMLLWGTFAQADGDSWLHIGIALSLFVSCAVYMGGSFVCAKYYMRDRNRQLQEELSFRLKSGLVLTYYVAVVVMWFFYYVHQKFCLPLAYSIFGMGEFISCECFCIYLCLAYFDFYHVYICYDQRLGFFLSEI from the exons ATGAGGCACTTCGTCGAGGATGAAACCAAGCTGTTGCCCAGCTCCCTGAAGGACTTTCAGGAGAGACGCCATTTCCGTATCGCGGTGGGTCCCTTCCTGGCCCTCGGCCTTTTGCAGGTGCCCCTCTGCATGGCGTACAACCTGCTGATGGCCATTTGCACGGATTTCGAGTCGACTACGTATACGTCCTGCCATGCCTTCAACTTCTTTCCCACCACTTCGGCGGCTGCCAAGTCGCAGCACACGATTTGGACCTTGGCTTGCTGGCTGGAGTTCCCCTTCCTCATAGCAAGTGCCTGGCTGCAGTTCCGCTTCAATCGGAGGACTCTGCCCAAGCCCGTCCGGAGTTTCGGTTGCCTGATGGCCATCTTCTTGGCGGTGAACAGCACCAGCATGCTGCTGTGGGGCACCTTTGCTCAGGCGGATGGCGACTCTTGGCTGCACATAGGCATCGCTTTGTCCCTGTTCGTGTCCTGTGCCGTCTACATGGGCGGATCCTTTGTGTGCGCCAAGTACTATATGCGCGACCGGAACAGGCAGCTGCAGGAGGAGCTCTCCTTCCGCTTGAAGAGTGGTCTGGTGCTCACCTACTATGTGGCCGTGGTGGTCATGTGGTTCTTTTACTACGTCCACCAGAAGTTTTGCCTTCCTTTGG CCTACTCTATATTCGGCATGGGTGAGTTCATCTCCTGTGAGTGCTTCTGCATTTATCTGTGCCTGGCCTACTTTGACTTCTACCACGTCTACATATGCTACGATCAGCGATTGGGATTCTTTCTCAGCGAGATCTAA
- the LOC108029226 gene encoding post-GPI attachment to proteins factor 2: MLPTYERFSDPKSVLFRLPFARLAVVALSLPLGGFFFCVIWSLTFDFVRSTYTHCDVTNYLPSVSAAIGNYEPQKTVWRLAIFLHLPLRLAVAKIYLEHYREHIRRSRRLLGILACFLNVVEDLALFCLSFWTSADHYETHRNAFVVFIACSECYMLMSYLLNRNIRKTVLLPHEEKSLRYKRNLFLVNVVAFGLAGYCFVRHNSHCEAGVYTFFALFEYIVVLTNMGFHMTSYWDFYALNVVCDAKHGLYLSQI, translated from the exons ATGCTGCCCACTTACGAGCGTTTCAGTGATCCCAAAAGCGTCCTTTTCCGACTTCCCTTCGCAAGATTGGCAGTGGTGGCTCTCAGCCTGCCCCTCGGAGGATTCTTCTTCTGCGTGATTTGGTCGCTGACCTTCGACTTCGTCAGGAGCACCTACACCCACTGCGATGTGACCAACTATCTGCCCTCCGTCTCGGCGGCCATTGGAAACTACGAGCCCCAGAAAACCGTTTGGAGGCTGGCCATCTTCCTGCATTTACCACTCCGCCTGGCGGTGGCGAAAATCTACTTGGAACACTACCGGGAGCACATCCGCCGGAGCAGAAGGTTGCTGGGCATCCTGGCCTGCTTCCTGAACGTCGTGGAGGATCTGGCCCTCTTCTGCCTATCGTTCTGGACCTCTGCGGATCACTATGAGACCCACAGGAACGCCTTTGTGGTGTTTATCGCCTGCTCGGAGTGCTACATGCTGATGTCCTACCTGCTAAACAGGAATATCCGGAAGACCGTGCTCTTGCCGCACGAGGAGAAGTCGCTGCGGTACAAGAGGAACCTCTTCCTGGTGAATGTGGTGGCCTTCGGGCTGGCGGGATACTGCTTCGTGCGGCACAACTCGCATTGCGAGGCGGGAG TGTACACCTTCTTCGCCTTGTTCGAGTACATCGTGGTGCTGACCAACATGGGCTTCCACATGACCTCCTACTGGGACTTCTACGCCCTCAACGTGGTCTGCGATGCCAAGCACGGCCTTTACCTTTCGCAAATCTAG
- the LOC108028960 gene encoding cleavage and polyadenylation specificity factor subunit 4, with protein MDILLANVSGLQFKAERDLIEQVGAIPLPFYGMDKSIAAVCNFITRNGQECDKGSACPFRHIRGDRTIVCKHWLRGLCKKGDQCEFLHEYDMTKMPECYFYSRFNACHNKECPFLHIDPQSKVKDCPWYKRGFCRHGPHCRHQHLRRVLCMDYLAGFCPEGPSCKHMHPHFELPPLAELGKDQLHKKLPTCHYCGELGHKANSCKQYAGSLEHRNNINAMDHSGGHSGGHSGGHSGGHSGYSGHSGHSEGNDNDNPPSHHSQPHGPGYVKVPTPLEEITCYKCGHKGHYANKCPKGHLAFLSNQHSHK; from the coding sequence ATGGACATCCTCCTGGCCAACGTGAGCGGGCTGCAGTTCAAGGCGGAGCGGGACCTGATCGAGCAGGTGGGCGCGATCCCGCTGCCCTTCTACGGCATGGACAAGTCCATCGCGGCGGTGTGCAACTTCATCACCCGGAATGGCCAGGAGTGCGACAAGGGGAGCGCCTGTCCCTTCCGGCACATCCGCGGCGACAGGACGATCGTGTGCAAGCATTGGCTGCGCGGACTCTGCAAGAAGGGCGACCAGTGCGAGTTCCTGCACGAGTACGACATGACCAAGATGCCCGAGTGCTACTTCTACTCGCGCTTCAACGCCTGCCACAACAAGGAGTGCCCCTTCCTGCACATCGACCCGCAGAGCAAGGTCAAGGACTGCCCGTGGTACAAGAGGGGCTTCTGCCGCCACGGACCGCACTGCAGGCACCAGCACCTCCGGCGGGTGCTGTGCATGGACTACCTGGCCGGCTTCTGTCCCGAGGGACCGTCCTGCAAGCACATGCATCCGCACTTCGAGCTGCCTCCGCTGGCGGAACTGGGCAAGGACCAGCTGCACAAGAAGCTGCCCACGTGCCACTACTGCGGCGAGCTGGGACACAAGGCCAACTCGTGCAAGCAGTACGCGGGCAGTCTGGAGCACCGCAACAACATCAACGCCATGGACCACTCGGGCGGTCACTCCGGTGGACACTCCGGCGGCCACTCGGGCGGGCACTCGGGCTACTCCGGCCACTCGGGCCACTCCGAGggcaacgacaacgacaacccACCGAGCCACCACAGCCAGCCGCACGGACCCGGCTACGTCAAGGTGCCCACGCCGCTGGAGGAGATCACCTGTTACAAGTGCGGGCACAAGGGACACTACGCCAACAAGTGTCCCAAGGGCCACCTCGCCTTCCTCTCCAACCAGCATAGTCATAAGTAG
- the LOC108029186 gene encoding integral membrane protein 2B, which translates to MTILGKLRGEITDQEKVPLPMNLNDEALMHHGSLIAPKVVYSDNEADAESMVFNRPQHHCLKSFLLFLIAVVVMLLGVLGGWTLYRVYAPSHASMRYHALCEIPYPEDSMEMARVYPRSEGPFALNWRSLLPEFGPPMSSSGSLEDNFFREDIELDGDSDEEGYARVDVPDFKDGRRGRFMHDFKENQSAIIDTTTGRCFIMPLDRDTTLPPTSFVDLMKKMSTGYYNIDTERVRRQMRVVTPRITDLSLISERIANECYDMKVYMMEKFISGVSKRSADPLPDAGKYAEFMGKGVIEYDLANIAEVEAYEANEANQQA; encoded by the exons ATGACAATTCTGGGAAAGTTGCGGGGGGAGATCACGGACCAGGAGAAGGTTCCGCTGCCCATGAACCTGAACGACGAGGCGCTGATGCACCACGGCTCCCTAATCGCA CCCAAGGTCGTCTACAGCGACAATGAAGCGGACGCCGAGTCGATGGTCTTCAACCGGCCGCAGCACCATTGCCTGAAGTCCTTTCTGCTGTTCCTGATCGCCGTGGTCGTGATGCTCCTGGGCGTCCTGGGCGGATGGACCCTCTACCGGGTGTATGCTCCGTCGCACGCCAGCATGCGGTACCACGCGCTCTGCGAGATTCCCTATCCGGAGGACTCCATGGAGATGGCGCGGGTGTACCCGCGCAGCGAAGGACCCTTCGCCCTGAATTGGCGCTCCCTGCTGCCCGAGTTCGGACCCCCGATGTCGAGCAGTGGCTCCCTCGAGGACAACTTCTTCCGCGAGGACATCGAGCTGGATGGCGACAGCGACGAGGAGGGCTACGCCCGCGTGGATGTGCCTGACTTCAAGGATGGACGCCGGGGTCGCTTCATGCACGACTTCAAGGAGAACCAGTCGGCCATCATCGACACCACCACCGGCAGGTGCTTCATCATGCCGCTGGACCGGGACACCACGCTGCCGCCCACCAGCTTCGTGGACCTCATGAAGAAGATGAGCACTGGCTACTACAACATCGACACGGAGCGCGTGCGGCGCCAGATGCGCGTGGTCACGCCCCGCATCACCGATCTCTCGCTCATCTCGGAGCGCATCGCCAACGAGTGCTACGACATGAAGGTCTACATGATGGAGAAGTTCATCTCGGGGG TCTCGAAGAGATCGGCCGATCCCCTGCCCGACGCCGGCAAGTACGCCGAGTTCATGGGCAAGGGCGTCATCGAGTACGACCTGGCCAACATTGCCGAGGTGGAGGCCTACGAGGCCAACGAGGCCAACCAGCAGGCCTGA